The following proteins come from a genomic window of Athalia rosae chromosome 1, iyAthRosa1.1, whole genome shotgun sequence:
- the LOC105685234 gene encoding double-stranded RNA-binding protein Staufen homolog 2 isoform X5, which yields MLRHQHHSMQNQLRDQNRMAGPMHPMQQANMAPPHQPQHPHPHRNPHGPHPQQMPMTTRQQLPTHQMSQRVHENYNPRQPVLLGMNSQHADGVMANVGLIDPSNTVAGTLPSKTAQQTQQHQQEQINQQQATSPTNENNEESRNQSPPNQTQLNGNNSNLANMKEKTPMCLVNELARFNKIQHQYRLTNEQGPAHKKKFTVTLKLDDEEFVAEGPSIKKAQHSAATKALEDTWYRHPPPKPARAMRIGHPGKCPAASGHLPPTVELNALAMKRGEPTVYTFSQAPTTPIQPFVSHGFGNLARMLAPRYPSYNRGFQAQQQGLYAVTLKVGDREFLGRGVTGQAARHDAASRALEQLRQLPLPEEIANTCATNENGTLSGIDDPNAELKSPVSLVHETALKRGLAVTFEVVSERGKPHIRIFVTKCTVGDRTTTGEGPSKKVSKKRAAELMLEELKRLPPLPITIQNPSSQRMKRKPPATKKKSRNLIKVYQELRTEPEAAEEVNPISRLIQIQQAKREREPVYTLVDEKGAPRRREFIMEVTVGTNSAQGLGPNKKLAKRAAAEALLMQLGYSKPQPLPAKPSIKTGENENSEGKPRKVTFLEEDQVNEIPNHSVGGTTGRQLVPGLLLVDGGQESKPGGGPSVQAVAEELRGQQQQQAPAVVSPKDQLRYLAQLLSFEVQFSDFPKGNHNEYLSLVSLSTDPPQVCHGAGPTTDASRDQAALTALRTLSKLGLDSVTNSQSKKDKGVSGDGIHINNQVKNNMLNGAISK from the exons ATGTTACGACACCAACATCATTCTATGCAAAACCAACTTCGAGATCAAAATAG GATGGCAGGGCCGATGCATCCGATGCAGCAGGCTAATATGGCCCCTCCACACCAGCCGCAGCATCCACATCCGCACCGCAATCCACATGGCCCGCACCCGCAACAAATGCCAATGACCACACGTCAACAACTTCCCACTCACCAGATGTCACAGCGTGTTCATGAGAATTATAATCCTCGGCAGCCAGTGTTGTTGGGAATGAACTCACAACACGCTGATG GTGTTATGGCCAACGTCGGATTAATTGACCCAAGCAACACAGTTGCTGGAACTCTTCCTAGCAAAACAGCTCAACAAACCCAACAACATCAACAGGAACAAATTAATCAGCAGCAAGCTACTTCACCTacgaacgaaaataacgaagagTCTAGGAATCAGAGTCCACCTAATCAGACTCAATTGAATGGAAATAATTCAAACTTGGCaaacatgaaagaaaaaactccaaTGTGTCTTGTCAACGAGCTTGCACGATTTAACAAGATACAACACCAATATAGATTAACCAATGAACAGGGACCGGcacacaaaaaaaagtttactGTAACTCTGAAACTGGATGATGAAGAATTTGTTGCTGAAGGTCCAAGTATAAAGAAAGCTCAACACAGTGCAGCCACAAAAGCCCTTGAAGACACTTGGTACAGACATCCACCACCAAAACCTGCACGTGCAATGAGAATTGGGCATCCAGGCAAATGCCCCGCGGCTTCTG GTCATCTGCCGCCAACGGTAGAACTTAATGCTTTGGCAATGAAACGTGGCGAGCCGACTGTCTACACGTTTAGTCAAGCTCCAACTACTCCGATTCAACCATTTGTCTCACATGGATTTGGGAATTTGGCTAGAATGTTGGCTCCACGTTACCCATCTTATAATCGTGGGTTTCAGGCTCAACAGCAAGGGCTATATGCTGTCACGCTTAAG GTTGGAGACCGTGAATTCCTTGGTAGAGGTGTAACTGGTCAAGCTGCTCGTCACGACGCAGCTAGTCGAGCACTGGAACAACTTCGCCAACTACCTTTACCTGAAGAGATAGCTAACACATGTGCGACAAACGAGAATGGAACTTTGTCTGGGATAGATGATCCTAATGCAGAGTTGAAGAGCCCTGTTTCGCTTGTTCATGAAACGGCATTAAAACGTGGCCTGGCAGTCACTTTTGAAGTTGTATCAGAACGAGGCAAACCCCACATCAGAATTTTTGTTACCAAATGTACAGTTGGAGATAGAACTACAACCGGGGAAGGACCTTCGAAGAAA GTATCTAAAAAACGAGCAGCAGAATTAATGTTGGAAGAGTTGAAACGACTCCCTCCACTTCCTATTACAATACAAAATCCTTCTTCACAACGTATGAAGCGTAAACCACCGGcaacaaaaaagaagtcaCGAAATCTCATCAAAGTTTATCAGGAACTTCGAACAGAACCAGAGGCAGCTGAAGAGGTTAATCCTATCTCCCGTCTCATTCAGATACAGCAAGCCAAACGAGAAAGAGAACCAGTTTACACACTCGTTGACGAGAAGGGTGCCCCAAGACGTAGAGAGTTTATTATGGAAGTCACTGTTGGAACTAATTCTGCTCAAGGACTTGGACCGAATAAAAAACTAGCTAAGAGAGCTGCAGCTGAGGCATTGTTAATGCAATTAGGATACAGTAAACCGCAACCCCTGCCGGCAAAACCATCCATCAAGActggagagaatgaaaattctgaGGGGAAACCGAGGAAGGTCACATTTTTAGAAGAAGATCAAGTCAACGAAATCCCAAATCACTCAGTTGGTG GAACAACTGGGCGACAGCTAGTTCCTGGACTTCTATTAGTTGACGGTGGTCAAGAATCAAAACCGGGCGGAGGACCAAGTGTCCAAGCTGTTGCCGAAGAATTACGTGgccaacaacagcagcaagcACCTGCAGTTGTTTCCCCCAAAGATCAGCTGAGATATTTAGCTCAGTTGCTTAGTTTTGAAGTACAGTTCAGCGATTTCCCCAAG ggCAACCATAACGAGTACCTTTCTCTTGTGTCTCTGAGTACGGATCCACCACAGGTTTGTCATGGTGCTGGGCCAACTACAGATGCCAGTCGAGATCAAGCAGCACTCACAGCATTACGTACCCTTAGCAAGCTTGGATTAGACAGTGTAACGAATTCACAAAGTAAGAAGGACAAAGGTGTTTCTGGAGACGGCATTCACATCAACAACCAAGTAAAAAACAACATGCTCAATGGAGCTATCAGTAAGTAA
- the LOC105685234 gene encoding double-stranded RNA-binding protein Staufen homolog 2 isoform X3, which translates to MHSSQRHLPADYSETLGFTVKNRVHPFLLLRLDLHIRLRVIRVAFSYRKLIMTVRVKIRYRSISVISLLLLLSMAKARKHRPTLDFDPEELQLLFGPTGCIQGVMANVGLIDPSNTVAGTLPSKTAQQTQQHQQEQINQQQATSPTNENNEESRNQSPPNQTQLNGNNSNLANMKEKTPMCLVNELARFNKIQHQYRLTNEQGPAHKKKFTVTLKLDDEEFVAEGPSIKKAQHSAATKALEDTWYRHPPPKPARAMRIGHPGKCPAASGHLPPTVELNALAMKRGEPTVYTFSQAPTTPIQPFVSHGFGNLARMLAPRYPSYNRGFQAQQQGLYAVTLKVGDREFLGRGVTGQAARHDAASRALEQLRQLPLPEEIANTCATNENGTLSGIDDPNAELKSPVSLVHETALKRGLAVTFEVVSERGKPHIRIFVTKCTVGDRTTTGEGPSKKVSKKRAAELMLEELKRLPPLPITIQNPSSQRMKRKPPATKKKSRNLIKVYQELRTEPEAAEEVNPISRLIQIQQAKREREPVYTLVDEKGAPRRREFIMEVTVGTNSAQGLGPNKKLAKRAAAEALLMQLGYSKPQPLPAKPSIKTGENENSEGKPRKVTFLEEDQVNEIPNHSVGGTTGRQLVPGLLLVDGGQESKPGGGPSVQAVAEELRGQQQQQAPAVVSPKDQLRYLAQLLSFEVQFSDFPKGNHNEYLSLVSLSTDPPQVCHGAGPTTDASRDQAALTALRTLSKLGLDSVTNSQSKKDKGVSGDGIHINNQVKNNMLNGAISK; encoded by the exons ATGCATTCTAGTCAGCGCCATTTGCCGGCCGATTATTCAGAAACACTGGGATTCACCGTCAAAAACAGGGTGCACCCGTTTCTGTTATTACGTCTTGACCTACACATTCGTTTACGAGTGATAAGAGTCGCATTTTCGTACCGAAAACTCATCATGACTGTTCGAGTTAAGA ttCGCTACCGTTCTATATCAGTGATAAGTCTGCTGCTTCTGCTAAGTATGGCAAAGGCAAGAAAACACCGGCCTACGTTAGACTTTGATCCGGAAGAACTACAACTATTGTTTGGGCCAACAGGTTGCATTCAAG GTGTTATGGCCAACGTCGGATTAATTGACCCAAGCAACACAGTTGCTGGAACTCTTCCTAGCAAAACAGCTCAACAAACCCAACAACATCAACAGGAACAAATTAATCAGCAGCAAGCTACTTCACCTacgaacgaaaataacgaagagTCTAGGAATCAGAGTCCACCTAATCAGACTCAATTGAATGGAAATAATTCAAACTTGGCaaacatgaaagaaaaaactccaaTGTGTCTTGTCAACGAGCTTGCACGATTTAACAAGATACAACACCAATATAGATTAACCAATGAACAGGGACCGGcacacaaaaaaaagtttactGTAACTCTGAAACTGGATGATGAAGAATTTGTTGCTGAAGGTCCAAGTATAAAGAAAGCTCAACACAGTGCAGCCACAAAAGCCCTTGAAGACACTTGGTACAGACATCCACCACCAAAACCTGCACGTGCAATGAGAATTGGGCATCCAGGCAAATGCCCCGCGGCTTCTG GTCATCTGCCGCCAACGGTAGAACTTAATGCTTTGGCAATGAAACGTGGCGAGCCGACTGTCTACACGTTTAGTCAAGCTCCAACTACTCCGATTCAACCATTTGTCTCACATGGATTTGGGAATTTGGCTAGAATGTTGGCTCCACGTTACCCATCTTATAATCGTGGGTTTCAGGCTCAACAGCAAGGGCTATATGCTGTCACGCTTAAG GTTGGAGACCGTGAATTCCTTGGTAGAGGTGTAACTGGTCAAGCTGCTCGTCACGACGCAGCTAGTCGAGCACTGGAACAACTTCGCCAACTACCTTTACCTGAAGAGATAGCTAACACATGTGCGACAAACGAGAATGGAACTTTGTCTGGGATAGATGATCCTAATGCAGAGTTGAAGAGCCCTGTTTCGCTTGTTCATGAAACGGCATTAAAACGTGGCCTGGCAGTCACTTTTGAAGTTGTATCAGAACGAGGCAAACCCCACATCAGAATTTTTGTTACCAAATGTACAGTTGGAGATAGAACTACAACCGGGGAAGGACCTTCGAAGAAA GTATCTAAAAAACGAGCAGCAGAATTAATGTTGGAAGAGTTGAAACGACTCCCTCCACTTCCTATTACAATACAAAATCCTTCTTCACAACGTATGAAGCGTAAACCACCGGcaacaaaaaagaagtcaCGAAATCTCATCAAAGTTTATCAGGAACTTCGAACAGAACCAGAGGCAGCTGAAGAGGTTAATCCTATCTCCCGTCTCATTCAGATACAGCAAGCCAAACGAGAAAGAGAACCAGTTTACACACTCGTTGACGAGAAGGGTGCCCCAAGACGTAGAGAGTTTATTATGGAAGTCACTGTTGGAACTAATTCTGCTCAAGGACTTGGACCGAATAAAAAACTAGCTAAGAGAGCTGCAGCTGAGGCATTGTTAATGCAATTAGGATACAGTAAACCGCAACCCCTGCCGGCAAAACCATCCATCAAGActggagagaatgaaaattctgaGGGGAAACCGAGGAAGGTCACATTTTTAGAAGAAGATCAAGTCAACGAAATCCCAAATCACTCAGTTGGTG GAACAACTGGGCGACAGCTAGTTCCTGGACTTCTATTAGTTGACGGTGGTCAAGAATCAAAACCGGGCGGAGGACCAAGTGTCCAAGCTGTTGCCGAAGAATTACGTGgccaacaacagcagcaagcACCTGCAGTTGTTTCCCCCAAAGATCAGCTGAGATATTTAGCTCAGTTGCTTAGTTTTGAAGTACAGTTCAGCGATTTCCCCAAG ggCAACCATAACGAGTACCTTTCTCTTGTGTCTCTGAGTACGGATCCACCACAGGTTTGTCATGGTGCTGGGCCAACTACAGATGCCAGTCGAGATCAAGCAGCACTCACAGCATTACGTACCCTTAGCAAGCTTGGATTAGACAGTGTAACGAATTCACAAAGTAAGAAGGACAAAGGTGTTTCTGGAGACGGCATTCACATCAACAACCAAGTAAAAAACAACATGCTCAATGGAGCTATCAGTAAGTAA
- the LOC105685234 gene encoding double-stranded RNA-binding protein Staufen homolog 2 isoform X1 has protein sequence MLRHQHHSMQNQLRDQNRMAGPMHPMQQANMAPPHQPQHPHPHRNPHGPHPQQMPMTTRQQLPTHQMSQRVHENYNPRQPVLLGMNSQHADVRYRSISVISLLLLLSMAKARKHRPTLDFDPEELQLLFGPTGCIQGVMANVGLIDPSNTVAGTLPSKTAQQTQQHQQEQINQQQATSPTNENNEESRNQSPPNQTQLNGNNSNLANMKEKTPMCLVNELARFNKIQHQYRLTNEQGPAHKKKFTVTLKLDDEEFVAEGPSIKKAQHSAATKALEDTWYRHPPPKPARAMRIGHPGKCPAASGHLPPTVELNALAMKRGEPTVYTFSQAPTTPIQPFVSHGFGNLARMLAPRYPSYNRGFQAQQQGLYAVTLKVGDREFLGRGVTGQAARHDAASRALEQLRQLPLPEEIANTCATNENGTLSGIDDPNAELKSPVSLVHETALKRGLAVTFEVVSERGKPHIRIFVTKCTVGDRTTTGEGPSKKVSKKRAAELMLEELKRLPPLPITIQNPSSQRMKRKPPATKKKSRNLIKVYQELRTEPEAAEEVNPISRLIQIQQAKREREPVYTLVDEKGAPRRREFIMEVTVGTNSAQGLGPNKKLAKRAAAEALLMQLGYSKPQPLPAKPSIKTGENENSEGKPRKVTFLEEDQVNEIPNHSVGGTTGRQLVPGLLLVDGGQESKPGGGPSVQAVAEELRGQQQQQAPAVVSPKDQLRYLAQLLSFEVQFSDFPKGNHNEYLSLVSLSTDPPQVCHGAGPTTDASRDQAALTALRTLSKLGLDSVTNSQSKKDKGVSGDGIHINNQVKNNMLNGAISK, from the exons ATGTTACGACACCAACATCATTCTATGCAAAACCAACTTCGAGATCAAAATAG GATGGCAGGGCCGATGCATCCGATGCAGCAGGCTAATATGGCCCCTCCACACCAGCCGCAGCATCCACATCCGCACCGCAATCCACATGGCCCGCACCCGCAACAAATGCCAATGACCACACGTCAACAACTTCCCACTCACCAGATGTCACAGCGTGTTCATGAGAATTATAATCCTCGGCAGCCAGTGTTGTTGGGAATGAACTCACAACACGCTGATG ttCGCTACCGTTCTATATCAGTGATAAGTCTGCTGCTTCTGCTAAGTATGGCAAAGGCAAGAAAACACCGGCCTACGTTAGACTTTGATCCGGAAGAACTACAACTATTGTTTGGGCCAACAGGTTGCATTCAAG GTGTTATGGCCAACGTCGGATTAATTGACCCAAGCAACACAGTTGCTGGAACTCTTCCTAGCAAAACAGCTCAACAAACCCAACAACATCAACAGGAACAAATTAATCAGCAGCAAGCTACTTCACCTacgaacgaaaataacgaagagTCTAGGAATCAGAGTCCACCTAATCAGACTCAATTGAATGGAAATAATTCAAACTTGGCaaacatgaaagaaaaaactccaaTGTGTCTTGTCAACGAGCTTGCACGATTTAACAAGATACAACACCAATATAGATTAACCAATGAACAGGGACCGGcacacaaaaaaaagtttactGTAACTCTGAAACTGGATGATGAAGAATTTGTTGCTGAAGGTCCAAGTATAAAGAAAGCTCAACACAGTGCAGCCACAAAAGCCCTTGAAGACACTTGGTACAGACATCCACCACCAAAACCTGCACGTGCAATGAGAATTGGGCATCCAGGCAAATGCCCCGCGGCTTCTG GTCATCTGCCGCCAACGGTAGAACTTAATGCTTTGGCAATGAAACGTGGCGAGCCGACTGTCTACACGTTTAGTCAAGCTCCAACTACTCCGATTCAACCATTTGTCTCACATGGATTTGGGAATTTGGCTAGAATGTTGGCTCCACGTTACCCATCTTATAATCGTGGGTTTCAGGCTCAACAGCAAGGGCTATATGCTGTCACGCTTAAG GTTGGAGACCGTGAATTCCTTGGTAGAGGTGTAACTGGTCAAGCTGCTCGTCACGACGCAGCTAGTCGAGCACTGGAACAACTTCGCCAACTACCTTTACCTGAAGAGATAGCTAACACATGTGCGACAAACGAGAATGGAACTTTGTCTGGGATAGATGATCCTAATGCAGAGTTGAAGAGCCCTGTTTCGCTTGTTCATGAAACGGCATTAAAACGTGGCCTGGCAGTCACTTTTGAAGTTGTATCAGAACGAGGCAAACCCCACATCAGAATTTTTGTTACCAAATGTACAGTTGGAGATAGAACTACAACCGGGGAAGGACCTTCGAAGAAA GTATCTAAAAAACGAGCAGCAGAATTAATGTTGGAAGAGTTGAAACGACTCCCTCCACTTCCTATTACAATACAAAATCCTTCTTCACAACGTATGAAGCGTAAACCACCGGcaacaaaaaagaagtcaCGAAATCTCATCAAAGTTTATCAGGAACTTCGAACAGAACCAGAGGCAGCTGAAGAGGTTAATCCTATCTCCCGTCTCATTCAGATACAGCAAGCCAAACGAGAAAGAGAACCAGTTTACACACTCGTTGACGAGAAGGGTGCCCCAAGACGTAGAGAGTTTATTATGGAAGTCACTGTTGGAACTAATTCTGCTCAAGGACTTGGACCGAATAAAAAACTAGCTAAGAGAGCTGCAGCTGAGGCATTGTTAATGCAATTAGGATACAGTAAACCGCAACCCCTGCCGGCAAAACCATCCATCAAGActggagagaatgaaaattctgaGGGGAAACCGAGGAAGGTCACATTTTTAGAAGAAGATCAAGTCAACGAAATCCCAAATCACTCAGTTGGTG GAACAACTGGGCGACAGCTAGTTCCTGGACTTCTATTAGTTGACGGTGGTCAAGAATCAAAACCGGGCGGAGGACCAAGTGTCCAAGCTGTTGCCGAAGAATTACGTGgccaacaacagcagcaagcACCTGCAGTTGTTTCCCCCAAAGATCAGCTGAGATATTTAGCTCAGTTGCTTAGTTTTGAAGTACAGTTCAGCGATTTCCCCAAG ggCAACCATAACGAGTACCTTTCTCTTGTGTCTCTGAGTACGGATCCACCACAGGTTTGTCATGGTGCTGGGCCAACTACAGATGCCAGTCGAGATCAAGCAGCACTCACAGCATTACGTACCCTTAGCAAGCTTGGATTAGACAGTGTAACGAATTCACAAAGTAAGAAGGACAAAGGTGTTTCTGGAGACGGCATTCACATCAACAACCAAGTAAAAAACAACATGCTCAATGGAGCTATCAGTAAGTAA
- the LOC105685234 gene encoding double-stranded RNA-binding protein Staufen homolog 2 isoform X2, translated as MAGPMHPMQQANMAPPHQPQHPHPHRNPHGPHPQQMPMTTRQQLPTHQMSQRVHENYNPRQPVLLGMNSQHADVRYRSISVISLLLLLSMAKARKHRPTLDFDPEELQLLFGPTGCIQGVMANVGLIDPSNTVAGTLPSKTAQQTQQHQQEQINQQQATSPTNENNEESRNQSPPNQTQLNGNNSNLANMKEKTPMCLVNELARFNKIQHQYRLTNEQGPAHKKKFTVTLKLDDEEFVAEGPSIKKAQHSAATKALEDTWYRHPPPKPARAMRIGHPGKCPAASGHLPPTVELNALAMKRGEPTVYTFSQAPTTPIQPFVSHGFGNLARMLAPRYPSYNRGFQAQQQGLYAVTLKVGDREFLGRGVTGQAARHDAASRALEQLRQLPLPEEIANTCATNENGTLSGIDDPNAELKSPVSLVHETALKRGLAVTFEVVSERGKPHIRIFVTKCTVGDRTTTGEGPSKKVSKKRAAELMLEELKRLPPLPITIQNPSSQRMKRKPPATKKKSRNLIKVYQELRTEPEAAEEVNPISRLIQIQQAKREREPVYTLVDEKGAPRRREFIMEVTVGTNSAQGLGPNKKLAKRAAAEALLMQLGYSKPQPLPAKPSIKTGENENSEGKPRKVTFLEEDQVNEIPNHSVGGTTGRQLVPGLLLVDGGQESKPGGGPSVQAVAEELRGQQQQQAPAVVSPKDQLRYLAQLLSFEVQFSDFPKGNHNEYLSLVSLSTDPPQVCHGAGPTTDASRDQAALTALRTLSKLGLDSVTNSQSKKDKGVSGDGIHINNQVKNNMLNGAISK; from the exons ATGGCAGGGCCGATGCATCCGATGCAGCAGGCTAATATGGCCCCTCCACACCAGCCGCAGCATCCACATCCGCACCGCAATCCACATGGCCCGCACCCGCAACAAATGCCAATGACCACACGTCAACAACTTCCCACTCACCAGATGTCACAGCGTGTTCATGAGAATTATAATCCTCGGCAGCCAGTGTTGTTGGGAATGAACTCACAACACGCTGATG ttCGCTACCGTTCTATATCAGTGATAAGTCTGCTGCTTCTGCTAAGTATGGCAAAGGCAAGAAAACACCGGCCTACGTTAGACTTTGATCCGGAAGAACTACAACTATTGTTTGGGCCAACAGGTTGCATTCAAG GTGTTATGGCCAACGTCGGATTAATTGACCCAAGCAACACAGTTGCTGGAACTCTTCCTAGCAAAACAGCTCAACAAACCCAACAACATCAACAGGAACAAATTAATCAGCAGCAAGCTACTTCACCTacgaacgaaaataacgaagagTCTAGGAATCAGAGTCCACCTAATCAGACTCAATTGAATGGAAATAATTCAAACTTGGCaaacatgaaagaaaaaactccaaTGTGTCTTGTCAACGAGCTTGCACGATTTAACAAGATACAACACCAATATAGATTAACCAATGAACAGGGACCGGcacacaaaaaaaagtttactGTAACTCTGAAACTGGATGATGAAGAATTTGTTGCTGAAGGTCCAAGTATAAAGAAAGCTCAACACAGTGCAGCCACAAAAGCCCTTGAAGACACTTGGTACAGACATCCACCACCAAAACCTGCACGTGCAATGAGAATTGGGCATCCAGGCAAATGCCCCGCGGCTTCTG GTCATCTGCCGCCAACGGTAGAACTTAATGCTTTGGCAATGAAACGTGGCGAGCCGACTGTCTACACGTTTAGTCAAGCTCCAACTACTCCGATTCAACCATTTGTCTCACATGGATTTGGGAATTTGGCTAGAATGTTGGCTCCACGTTACCCATCTTATAATCGTGGGTTTCAGGCTCAACAGCAAGGGCTATATGCTGTCACGCTTAAG GTTGGAGACCGTGAATTCCTTGGTAGAGGTGTAACTGGTCAAGCTGCTCGTCACGACGCAGCTAGTCGAGCACTGGAACAACTTCGCCAACTACCTTTACCTGAAGAGATAGCTAACACATGTGCGACAAACGAGAATGGAACTTTGTCTGGGATAGATGATCCTAATGCAGAGTTGAAGAGCCCTGTTTCGCTTGTTCATGAAACGGCATTAAAACGTGGCCTGGCAGTCACTTTTGAAGTTGTATCAGAACGAGGCAAACCCCACATCAGAATTTTTGTTACCAAATGTACAGTTGGAGATAGAACTACAACCGGGGAAGGACCTTCGAAGAAA GTATCTAAAAAACGAGCAGCAGAATTAATGTTGGAAGAGTTGAAACGACTCCCTCCACTTCCTATTACAATACAAAATCCTTCTTCACAACGTATGAAGCGTAAACCACCGGcaacaaaaaagaagtcaCGAAATCTCATCAAAGTTTATCAGGAACTTCGAACAGAACCAGAGGCAGCTGAAGAGGTTAATCCTATCTCCCGTCTCATTCAGATACAGCAAGCCAAACGAGAAAGAGAACCAGTTTACACACTCGTTGACGAGAAGGGTGCCCCAAGACGTAGAGAGTTTATTATGGAAGTCACTGTTGGAACTAATTCTGCTCAAGGACTTGGACCGAATAAAAAACTAGCTAAGAGAGCTGCAGCTGAGGCATTGTTAATGCAATTAGGATACAGTAAACCGCAACCCCTGCCGGCAAAACCATCCATCAAGActggagagaatgaaaattctgaGGGGAAACCGAGGAAGGTCACATTTTTAGAAGAAGATCAAGTCAACGAAATCCCAAATCACTCAGTTGGTG GAACAACTGGGCGACAGCTAGTTCCTGGACTTCTATTAGTTGACGGTGGTCAAGAATCAAAACCGGGCGGAGGACCAAGTGTCCAAGCTGTTGCCGAAGAATTACGTGgccaacaacagcagcaagcACCTGCAGTTGTTTCCCCCAAAGATCAGCTGAGATATTTAGCTCAGTTGCTTAGTTTTGAAGTACAGTTCAGCGATTTCCCCAAG ggCAACCATAACGAGTACCTTTCTCTTGTGTCTCTGAGTACGGATCCACCACAGGTTTGTCATGGTGCTGGGCCAACTACAGATGCCAGTCGAGATCAAGCAGCACTCACAGCATTACGTACCCTTAGCAAGCTTGGATTAGACAGTGTAACGAATTCACAAAGTAAGAAGGACAAAGGTGTTTCTGGAGACGGCATTCACATCAACAACCAAGTAAAAAACAACATGCTCAATGGAGCTATCAGTAAGTAA